A section of the Drosophila sechellia strain sech25 chromosome 3L, ASM438219v1, whole genome shotgun sequence genome encodes:
- the LOC6620695 gene encoding kelch-like protein 10, with product MEEVKEHPYVLECEAAKPLIVDTFKFMYDLDFLNPQADELTTPPLAMPRLPHEVIFAIGGWSGGTSKGCIETYDTRADRWVTINAEDPAGPRAYHGTAVLGFKIFSIGGYDGVEYFNTCRVFDAVKKKWNEIAPMHCRRCYVSVTELNGMIYAIGGYDGHNRLNTVERYNPRTNQWSVIPPMNMQRSDASACTLQERIYATGGFNGQECLDSAEYYDPVTNIWTRIPNMNHRRSGVSCVAFRNQLYVIGGFNGTARLSTGERFDPDTQTWHFIREMNHSRSNFGLEIIDDMIFAIGGFNGVSTISHTECYVAETDEWMEATDMNIVRSALSANNRAGLPNKRDYIHKERDRLILKKKKKKKKTPKLR from the exons ATGGAGGAGGTTAAGGAACACCCATACGTCTTGGAATGTGAAGCCGCTAAGCCACTGATCGTTGACACCTTTAAATTTATGTACGACCTGGACTTTTTGAATCCTCAGGCAGACGAG CTTACCACTCCACCACTGGCAATGCCAAGGCTACCGCACGAAGTCATCTTTGCGATAGGCGGCTGGAGCGGTGGCACCTCTAAAGGTTGCATCGAGACTTATGACACGAGGGCAGACAGATGGGTAACCATTAACGCAGAGGATCCTGCTGGTCCCCGAGCGTATCATGGAACCGCAGTGCTTGGTTTCAAAATATTCTCGATTGGCGGATATGATGGCGTAGAGTATTTCAACACATGCCGAGTTTTTGAcgcggttaaaaaaaaatggaacgAAATCGCACCGATGCATTGCAGGCGCTGCTACGTAAGTGTAACAGAGCTAAATGGTATGATATATGCAATCGGCGGCTACGACGGGCATAACCGACTGAACACTGTGGAGCGGTATAATCCAAGGACCAACCAGTGGTCCGTTATCCCGCCAATGAACATGCAACGCTCTGATGCCAGCGCCTGTACTTTGCAAGAACGCATATATGCTACAGGGGGATTTAACGGCCAGGAATGCCTAGACAGCGCCGAGTATTATGACCCTGTAACCAACATTTGGACTAGAATACCTAACATGAATCATCGTCGGTCTGGAGTGAGCTGCGTGGCCTTTAGAAACCAGCTTTACGTTATCGGCGGCTTTAACGGAACAGCGCGTCTATCTACCGGAGAACGCTTTGATCCGGACACGCAAACTTGGCACTTCATTCGTGAAATGAACCACTCTCGCAGTAACTTCGGGCTTGAGATTATAGACGATATGATTTTCGCTATAGGCGGCTTTAACGGCGTCTCAACGATCTCTCATACGGAATGCTATGTAGCCGAAACAGACGAATGGATGGAAGCCACAGATATGAACATTGTTCGTTCCGCCTTGTCTGCCAATAACAGAGCTGGGCTCCCAAACAAGCGAGACTATATACACAAAGAGCGGGATCGCCtaatactgaaaaaaaaaaaaaaaaaaaaaaaaacgccgAAACTGCGCTAG
- the LOC6620696 gene encoding kelch-like protein 10, with translation MGVFTYVSPIVAVDAFGIAKESTGVKGSLPRRLLIQRKCPLRSATYMLGTHRRYRDRLRDDGLGSSGGRCFMEEVKEHPYVLGCEAAKPLIVDTFKFMYDLDFLNPQADELTTPPLAMPRLPHEVIFAIGGWSGGTSKGCIETYDTRADRWVTINAEVPAGPRAYHGTAVLGFKIFSIGGYDGVEYFNTCRVFDTVKKKWNEIAPMHCRRCYVSVTELKKLLAFVSIGYNASL, from the exons ATGGGCGTATTTACATACGTATCGCCAATTGTGGCGGTCGACGCCTTCGGAATAGCAAAGGAATCTACGGGAGTCAAGGGAAGTTTACCCAGAAGACTCCTAATCCAACGAAAGTGTCCCCTGCGCTCGGCTACTTATATGCTTGGAACTCACCGGCGTTATCGAGATCGCCTCAGAGATGATGGATTGGGATCATCTGGTGGACGG TGCTTCATGGAGGAGGTTAAGGAACACCCATACGTCTTGGGATGTGAAGCCGCTAAGCCACTGATCGTTGACACCTTTAAATTTATGTACGACCTGGACTTTTTGAATCCTCAGGCAGACGAG CTTACCACTCCACCACTGGCAATGCCAAGGCTACCGCACGAAGTCATCTTTGCGATAGGCGGCTGGAGCGGTGGCACCTCTAAAGGTTGCATCGAGACTTATGACACGAGGGCAGACAGATGGGTAACCATTAACGCAGAGGTTCCTGCTGGTCCCCGAGCGTATCATGGAACCGCAGTGCTTGGTTTCAAAATATTCTCGATTGGCGGATATGATGGCGTAGAGTATTTCAACACATGCCGAGTTTTTGACacggttaaaaaaaaatggaacgAAATCGCACCGATGCATTGCAGGCGCTGCTACGTAAGTGTAACAGAGCTAAAAAAGCTGTTAGCTTTTGTCA GCATCGGCTACAACGCCTCGTTATAA